Within Spinacia oleracea cultivar Varoflay chromosome 4, BTI_SOV_V1, whole genome shotgun sequence, the genomic segment TTTCAGGAGGAAATTTTCGCGTCTTCTTTTGCTGCTGCTGCATACCTCAAATCGATTGATTTCCCGAAAGATAAGAAGGTATGCCTTTGAGATGACTTTCTGATTAATGCAAGGAAGGCTTTCTGTTTTGAGCATATGATATTTTCCAAAAGATATGACTTGAATGCATGTGCCATTGTCATTGGCTGATAGCTAAAGGCTTAAAAGAGTTTTTAAGTTAGATTTCACTTCAACTTTGCGGTAGATGTATTTAGTTTATTACAAAATACTATAGGATGATATGTTTCTATTTAGTATCACAAAGTACAAATATCTCTAATCGATTTCGTTGGGATGCTATTTTTAGTCATCACTGCTTGTGGTCTGTTGTTTCTGGTACATAACCAGGTCTGGCTCATGTTTTCCTGGTAAATTAATGAATTTTTTTATCACCAAACTTCAAGTTATTTACAATTCTTCCTTTAAAGGTATATGAATCTCATAGGTAGGACCCTAAGCCTAAAGGAGAGAACCAAAACAAACCAAACAGGCCTAAAACCAAGGCCACAAAAAAGAACCTATGGCTATATGGATTACAAATCTACAATCCAACTTCTGTCTGTAATGCTAACTATCAGTCCAATACCTTCTGCCCTATTTTTTTACAATGTATTCAATCTCCTTTACTTGCTCATGACTTTGCATTTCACTAATAATATCCTCTTATCATCAGTAACTTGAAGTTAATATCTTGGCCGATTACTAATAACCATTACTTCACAGGTCTATGTAATTGGTGAAGAAGGCATCCTGATTGAGCTTGAGCTTGCTGGATTTCAATCCGTTGGTGGTCCGGTATAAATTCATTCTGTGTAGCATGAACTTTTGGACGTTGCATAACATGCTCAACAGCCTATGATGTTTTATGCATAACAGTTTAGGTTTTTCCTCTTATCATCCTTTGATCTGATATGTTATGCTTCAGGTATTCATTAGACAGAATGGGCTATACATTGAGCTAGTGTAGAAGGTCTACAGATAATATAGTCATTTTGTTACCTAGTACTAGTATGGACAAATGCAACTAAGCCAAAGAGGTTCAGGTTTTTTATAGTTCAAGGCTTCAAGGACGATAACCTTGTTGTAGCTTGTCATAGTTCAACTTGTACTAGGTCGGCATTAAGGATTGAACTTGCTTCATTCTCCGGTATTATTAGACAAAAGCAACATAGCCATAGGGGTTTGCTATTTTTACCACTAGTTCCTGTAATATATCCTTTATAACTTGTCAAAGTTCAACCTGTACTAAGTTGACATCAATGATCGAGCCTGTCCTTTGTCGTACTTGGGGACAGGGTGACCTTGCTTTGTAAGAAAAAGACAACTACTCCTTTGCACCCTTTATGCATCCAATGGCTTCGTGAAAAACTTTTTAAATCAAAAACCAGTATTGAGAATTTTTATAAGAACACGCTCGGTATGTTCTTAACAAgtcttgtttgtttataatttcCCTCACGAATGTTAAAATGACTGTTGTATATATGTACTAAATTGTGCAGGAAGATGGCAGTAAGAAAATAGAACTGAAGCCTGGTTACTTGATGGAGCACGATGAAAGTGTAATATCCTACTCATATTTTTCATGACCAGTTGTATTCACAAATGTTGGTTGATTTTGTTCTTGAAGTCTTGCTTATACATGAACTCTTCCACGCAATGTAGGTTGGTGCAGTTGTGGTTGGATTTGATCGATACTTCAATTACTACAAAGTCCAGTAAGTTTCTTTGGGTTAATACTTGTGCTTTGTATAGTTTTCCTTGTATCCAGAATTGTTTTGTCACTACTTTTCTGGGGAAATCCCCAAATAACGACAGTAAAATATAGTGGTTCAAAGTTAGAAAGTAGACAACAAGGAAAACTTCATCAGAAACGCAGTGTCTTTCTTGCTGTGCTGCTTGAAAAGTCTCCTGGTATTTGCACAACTCTTACTATAACTCAGAGTGAAATCAGAAAAATGCTccattctattcgacttattttgactgaacgtatatctgaatttatctgaacttattttatctgaaaaaacttattttatctgaaaaaacttattttgtctttgtgtgtgaaaatgtctgaaaaaaacttctgaacttattttgtctgaaataagttgAATTAATTCCTCCATCATATGAAAACAGGGGAACTTTTAGTTAGCCCGAGAATCTGAGTTCTGTTACCTGGAGAAATAATGCTCCCATGTTGCAAACTGTTCTTTTGTTAAGTTCAAACTGTAGAACCTCCACAATGCTACCTTAGCCAGGGAAGCGTTATTCTTTCTTCTCTATTGTTAGAGCTTATTTGCTGCCTTAATCGTCTCGGACTCCTATAAATGACTGATGCAACTTTGCAATAACTCCCTTTGGCTCAGTAATTTAACAATGCTTTAATGTTATTTGCTACCGAAGTTCTGCTGTTTATTCATATATTGTCTCTTTTTATTGTCTTCAGATATGGAACACTATGTATCCGTGAAAATCCTGGGTGTCTCTTCATTGCTACAAACCGTGATGCTGTTACTCATCTTACAGATGCTCAGGAATGGGCAGGTTTATTCCTTTCTCCAATCGCTTATTAATACATACATACAGTTTACTGGGATGGTTTTGAATATATGGTGTTATATATTTCACCCAAACACACTGTGTTTAACATGTCCCCTCTATCCTGCAACAGTTGATGATATTCACTGATGTTGAGCTTCCTTGTTTCTTAAACTTCTTATGTTTCAGGTGGTGGTTCAATGGTTGGTGCTCTTTGCGGATCTACTCAACGAGAGCCCCTTGTTGTAGGGAAGCCCTCCACATTTATGATGGACTATGTAGCAAAAGAGTATGGTgccttgcattttttttttctctttaattttgccAAGTATTTGCTAATTAAAGTACTTTATCTACGGTTCATGCAATTTTCAATTTCGGGTGCATTCTCTTGGCCGGATGAAACCTGCACTTATCTGAAAACTGGActtctgaacttattggaactgatTCAACCCCCCGATTGACCTGATAGGACATGATTAAAACTTATTGACCTGATGATCATACCTGATTGCAAGAGAGTAAACCGGAGAGAATCCACTTATAGAACCTGATTGAAACCTATAGGCCTGATAGGACCTaattgaaacttatctgaacttattagacctgaaacttatttttttaaggtaaaGAGAATGCACCCTTCATCTACTTATATTCATTCGAATCATTCATGTCAAAATGTAAGGCATACACCTTTTTTTGAATTATTTAGTCTAATCCCTTGTATCAAATTTCTGGTGTAAAAATATCACCATAATCAGATTCTGAAACCTCTAATACTAACTTCTTTATCTTTACCCAAATGATAGGTTTGGGATTTCCAAGTCCCAAATATGCATGGTCGGGGACAGATTGGATACTGACATACTGTTCGGCCAGAACGGTGGCTGCAAAACGCTCCTTGTTTTATCAGGTAACAGACTAACAGTCACAGTATTACTCATGTTTTGTGAACTTGTCAATTCCTTATATGCATAACTAAATCTCCTTGGTTGTTTTGGAATAAAGGTGTGACTAGTTTGGAAACGCTTCAAAGCCCCAACAACTCTATCCAACCAGATTTCTTCACTAACAAGATATCGGATTTCCTTTCACTTAAAGCTGCAAGTGTATGAGCATGTAAGTTTCCGAAACTGTTTGGTATACTTCTGTAACAAAACAAAACTCTGTTGTGAGGTATCTCCTTTTCTTCAGGGGGCTTCCAAACCGATAACCGTTATTTGTGAATAGTACAAATCACATATCATAACCGCAAATAAATTGACTTTTAAGTGAGACCAAATTATTCATTCATGACCCGCTTTTATTCAGTTAAGCTccaattttattcatttaagctCAAAATTTATTCATTTATGCTCAAATTGTATTCATCTAATTCTATATattcatatttttttctttccatctcttttttttagctatttaattacgaaa encodes:
- the LOC110783410 gene encoding phosphoglycolate phosphatase 1A, chloroplastic, whose product is MLSATTITSSTTTRAAAAISFASNSLSKTLISSNFITNSRNLSSFSRQSLSFLALRCYSSRNSNFNTRKMSSNFSVRASAQQLKNPDELIDSVETFIFDCDGVIWKGDKLIDGVPETLDMLRSKGKRLIFVTNNSTKSRKQYGKKFESLGLSVSEEEIFASSFAAAAYLKSIDFPKDKKVYVIGEEGILIELELAGFQSVGGPEDGSKKIELKPGYLMEHDESVGAVVVGFDRYFNYYKVQYGTLCIRENPGCLFIATNRDAVTHLTDAQEWAGGGSMVGALCGSTQREPLVVGKPSTFMMDYVAKEFGISKSQICMVGDRLDTDILFGQNGGCKTLLVLSGVTSLETLQSPNNSIQPDFFTNKISDFLSLKAASV